A region of Thermobifida halotolerans DNA encodes the following proteins:
- a CDS encoding MerR family transcriptional regulator: MPTLKSSTMRTIDVARRSGYSVQQVRNLERDGVLPPAARTAAGYRIYGEVHLRSALAYRALARGTGPVEAKRIVRAVHERPLPEVLALLDAAHARLDRERRDLRLAGEAAAAICVEPIEDVRPSDSMGVFELAAALGVHPSTLRHWDAEGLVVPDRVTARGTRRYSPAQVRDARIVHQLRGAGYRIAPLRTLMPDLRRGHRSEDLGAALATRDASITARSRALLDAAAALGAVVSLAADPLP; encoded by the coding sequence GTGCCAACCCTCAAGTCGTCGACCATGCGCACCATCGATGTCGCGCGACGCTCCGGATACTCCGTCCAGCAGGTGCGCAACCTCGAACGCGACGGTGTGCTGCCACCGGCGGCGCGCACGGCTGCGGGGTACCGGATCTACGGGGAGGTCCACCTGCGCTCCGCGCTGGCCTACCGGGCCCTCGCACGCGGCACGGGTCCGGTGGAGGCCAAGCGGATCGTCCGTGCCGTACACGAGCGCCCGCTCCCGGAGGTGCTCGCGCTCCTCGACGCGGCACACGCCCGACTCGACCGGGAGCGCAGGGACCTCAGACTCGCCGGGGAGGCCGCCGCGGCGATCTGCGTCGAGCCGATCGAGGACGTACGCCCGTCCGACTCGATGGGCGTCTTTGAACTCGCCGCCGCGCTCGGAGTACACCCTTCGACGCTGCGGCACTGGGACGCCGAGGGCCTTGTCGTTCCCGACCGCGTCACCGCCCGAGGAACCCGACGGTACTCACCGGCCCAGGTGCGGGACGCCCGGATCGTCCACCAGTTGCGCGGCGCCGGCTACCGCATCGCCCCGCTCCGGACCCTGATGCCGGACCTGCGGCGCGGGCACCGGTCGGAAGACCTCGGGGCCGCGCTGGCGACCCGAGACGCGAGCATCACGGCCCGCTCCCGCGCCCTCCT
- a CDS encoding DUF6194 family protein, giving the protein MTMDEIHGFVDGLGGVLTLRPGPGDGSPQISRGDTFFYYAPDGVVPKAAQPFATIVTKDYPDDEESRLDRPDVFRVNIAAGKEAFTDRTGHAPRGPAVDVDPSATDTVIAHPVYGSLGWLAVVSPGSRTGAAVRELLRGARHLARSRHERRAGATPRRRGRAAE; this is encoded by the coding sequence ATGACCATGGACGAGATCCACGGTTTCGTGGACGGCCTCGGCGGAGTCCTGACCCTCAGGCCGGGGCCCGGCGACGGCTCACCGCAGATCAGTCGGGGCGACACGTTCTTCTACTACGCTCCCGACGGTGTCGTGCCGAAAGCGGCCCAGCCCTTCGCGACGATCGTGACGAAGGACTATCCGGACGACGAGGAGTCGCGTCTGGACCGCCCGGACGTGTTCCGTGTCAACATCGCCGCCGGGAAGGAGGCCTTCACCGACCGGACCGGCCACGCGCCGCGCGGACCGGCCGTCGACGTCGACCCCAGCGCCACCGACACCGTGATCGCCCACCCCGTCTACGGCTCCCTCGGCTGGCTCGCGGTGGTCAGTCCCGGCTCGCGGACCGGCGCGGCAGTCCGCGAGCTGCTGCGCGGGGCCCGTCACCTCGCACGCTCGCGCCACGAGCGACGCGCCGGAGCGACACCGCGCCGACGGGGTCGGGCCGCCGAGTGA